TGGTGACGGTCTCGGGCGGGGCCACCACGGCGGTCGTCACCTCGGTCGGCCTGCCCGCCGCGGCGCTGGCCGGCGGTCTCGGCGCGGGGCTGCTGGTGTACTTCATGGCGTGGCGCCGCGGGATGGACGGCTTCCGGCTCATCCTCATCGGCATCTCGGTGAGCGCCGTGACGGAGGCGCTCACCACCTGGCTGCTGGCCACCGCCGACATCCGGGACGTGGCGCGGGCCCAGGCATGGCTGGTCGGCTCGCTGGACGACCGCTCCTGGGACCAGGTCCGGCTGGCGCTGTGGGGCACGCTCGCCGTCCTGGCCGTCGTGACGTGCGCCGCCTTCCAGTTCAAACCGCTGCACTTCGGCGACGACGTGGCCGCCGGGCTCGGCGTCCGCCACCGGCTGGTGCGGGCCGTCCTGATGCTGTGCGCGGTGCTGCTGGCCGGGTTCGCGGTGAGCGCGGCGGGACCGGTGCCGTTCGTCGCGCTGGTGGCGCCGCAGGTGGCGCTGCGCCTGACGAAGTCCCCGACCCCGCCGATGACGGCGTCCGCCATGGTGGGAGCGGTGCTGCTGACCGGCGCCGACCTCGTCGCGCGCACCGCGCTGCCTCTCTCCCTGCCGGTCGGCGTGGTCACCGCCGCGATCGGCGGGCCCTTCCTCGTCCACCTCCTGGTGCGGGCCAACCGCCGCTAGGTGATAGAAAGTTAGGCAAGCCTAAACTCAAGGGGGAGGCCGTGGTCGCTCAGTACACCACCGAGACCGGTTCCGCGACACAGGACGTCCCGCGGCTGGCGGCCCGGGGCGTCTCGGTCGGCTACGGCGACCGGACCGTCATCGACACGCTGGACGTGGCGATCCCGCCGGGTGTGATCACCACCATCATCGGCCCCAACGGCTGCGGGAAGTCCACCCTGTTGCGGACCCTGTCGCGGCTGCTGAAGCCGACCCGGGGCTCGGTCGTGCTGGACGGCGCGGACATCGCGGAGCTGAAGACCAGGGACGTGGCGAAGAAGCTCGGTCTGCTGCCGCAGTCGCCGGTCGCCCCGGAGGGCCTGACCGTGGCCGACCTGGTCGCCCGGGGCCGTCATCCGCACCAGAGCTGGCTGCGCCAGTGGTCCTCCGACGACGCCTCGGTGGTGGAGCGCGCGCTCGCCATGACCGGGGTGTCCGACCTGGCGGGCCGGCCGGTCGACGCGCTCTCGGGCGGGCAGCGGCAGCGCGTCTGGATCTCGATGACCCTCGCCCAGGGCACCGACCTGCTGCTGCTCGACGAGCCCACCACCTATCTGGACCTGGCGCACGCCGTCGACGTGCTGGACCTCGTCGACGACCTGCACGAGTCGGGACGCACGGTGGTCATGGTGCTGCACGACCTCAACCTGGCCGCGCGCTACAGCGACAACCTCGTCGTGATGAAGGCGGGTTCGGTGCTGGCGCAGGGCCATCCGCGCGACGTGGTGACCCCCGAGCTGCTGCACGAGGCGTTCGGTCTGCGCGCCGAGGTGATGGTCGATCCGGTGGGGGAGCGGCCGCTCGTCGTGCCCATCGGCCGGACCCACGTCCGGGATCCGGGCGGCCGGAAGGCAACTCCCGCAACTTAGGCTAGGTTTACCTTACTCATCGCGGGTAAGGTGTGCCTGCCCGCACGGGCCGCAGCGGACTGCACGAAAGCAAGGGATCCCGGATGCTCCTCGATCGAACGGCACGTACGAAGTCCTGGCGGCGGCTGGCGGCGACCGTGTCCGCCGTGGCCCTCGGCGCGGGTCTCCTCGCGGGGTGCGGCTCCGGTTCGTCGGACGACAAGGACGACAGCGCGGGCGCCGGTGCCTCGGCGTCGTCCGGCGCCTTCCCGGTCACCGTGCAGCACGCGTTCGGATCCACCACGATCACCAAGGCCCCCGAGCGGGTCGTGACCGTGGGCTACACGGACGACCAGGACGTCCTCGCCTTCGGCGTCAAGCCGGTCGGCATGGTCGACCAGTACCCGAACCCGGCGGGCAGGAGCCCCGACATCAACACCCAGTGGCCGTGGGTGAAGGACAAGTGGGGCGACGCCCGGCCCACGGTCATCATGAGCAACGGCGACTCCGGCCCCAACTACGAGAAGATCGCCGCCCTGCGGCCGGACCTGATCATCGCCGTCTACTCCGAGATCGACCAGAGCGCGTACGCCAAGCTCTCCAGGATCGCTCCGACGGTGGGCCGTACCAAGGCCGAGAAGGAGCCGTTCAGCGCACCCTGGCAGGACAACGCCCTCCAGATCGCCACGGCGCTCGGCAAGGCCGACGAGGGCAAGAAGCTGGTCCAGGGCATCCGGGACCAGCTCGCCGCGGTCAGGAAGGCCCACCCGGAGTTCGCCGGCCAGAAGGCTGTCGCGCTGTCCTGGTACAAGGACGCGGTCGCGCCCTTCACCACCACCGACGTCCGCGGACAGCTCCTGTCGGGCATGGGCTTCAAGGGCCAGACCGAGATCGACAAGATCGCGGGTGACAAGTTCTACACGACGCTCTCCCCGGAGCGCATGGACCTCGTCGACGTCGACCGGGTGTTCGTCATCAACGACAAGGCCGACACCGAGGCGCTGAAGAAGTTCGCCCTCTTCACCAACCTGAAGGTGGTCAAGAACGGCAAGGTGTCGTACCTCCTCGACAGCGAGGGCCCGGCCGTGGGCGCCGCCATGTCGCAGGCCACCCTGCTCTCCCTGCCGTACGCCGTCGACGAGCTCGTCAAGTCGGCCGGTCAGGGGTGAGCACCCCGCGGACGCGTGTCGCCCCGGCCGTCCTGCGGACCACGACCGGCCGTGAGGCGGCCCGGTGGGTGGCGGCGCACTGCCGCGGCGCACCCTGGCTGACGGCCGGCACCGTGTTCAGCACGGTGGCCGGGGCGGCGCTCCAGATGCTCCCGGTGCTCCTGCTCGGCCGGGTGGTCGACGAGGTGACCGGGGGCAAGGAGCGCTCGGCGCTGCTGACCGTCGGAGTGCTGATGGTGGCCGCCGCGCTGCTCGGCGCGGCGGCCACCGCCGTCTCCACCTATCTGATCGGACGGCTCGGCGCCGACCTGCTCGCGCAGTTGCGCGAGGGCGCCGTCCGCGCCGTGCTGGGCATGCCGAGCGCCCGGATCGAACAGGTGGGCCGCGGCGATGTGCTCTCCCGGGTCGGCGACGATGTGGCCGTGCTGTCCAAGGGCATCCGCGCGGCCGTCCCCACGGTCTTCTCCGCGGGGGTGCTGGTGGCCGTCGCCACCTTCGGCATGTTCGGCCTCGACTGGCGGCTCGGCCTGGCGGGCGCCGGTGCGCTGCCCGCCTACGCGCTGGCCCTGCGCTGGTACCTGCCCCGGTCCGCCCCGCTCTACCGGAAGCAGCGGGCCGCCCAGGCGGACCGCGCGCAGTCGCTGATCAGCGGCCTGAACGGCATCGAGACGGTGCGGGCGTACCGCCTGGAGGAGGCGTTCCGCGAGAAGGTCGACGCGGACTCGCGGCGGGTGCGCGACCTCGGCATCGAGGTGTTCCGCTTCTTCGGCCGGTTCGTCGGGCGGGAGAACCGCGCGGAGTTCATCGGCCTGGTCCTGATCCTGGTGGTGGGTTACGCCCTGCTGGAGACCGGCTCCGCCACGCTCGGCGAGGTGGCGGCCGCGCCGCTGGTGTTCCACCGCCTGTTCACCCCGCTGGGCGCCATCATGTTCACCTTCGACGAGGCGCAGAAGTCGGGCGCGAGCCTGACGCGGCTCGTCGGGGTGCTCGCGGAACCCACCGAGGAACGGTTGGTGGGCGACTCGACCGCCGACGACGACGAGGGCGCCGCGTGCTCCGTGACGGTCAAGGGGCTGACGTTCACCTATCCCGGCGCCGAGCAGCCGGTGCTGCGGGATGTCGACCTGGCGATCCCCGCGGGCGGTTCGCTGGCCCTGGTCGGCGCGACGGGTGCGGGCAAGACGACACTGGCCGCGCTCATCGCCGGTATCGGCACCCCGCAGGCCGGGTCGGTGCGCGTCGGGACGACCGATCTCGCCGACCTGGACGAGGCCGGGGCGCGAGCGCTGGTGAGCATCCTGACCCAGGAGACACATGTCTTCTCCGGCCCGCTCGCCGAGGACCTGAGACTGGCCGCACCGGGCGCGAGTGACGCCGAGCTGACGGACGCGCTGCGTACCGCCGGCGCCCACGCGTGGGTCGAGGCGCTGCCGGACGGGCTGTACACCGCGGTCGGCGAGGGCGGCGAGCGGCTGGACGGCACCCGGGCCGCCCAGGTCGCCCTGGCCCGGCTGGTGCTGGGGCGGGCGCCGGTGGTGGTGCTCGACGAGTCGACGGCGGAGGCGGGCAGCGAGGGTGCCGCCGAACTCGAACGGGCGGTGCTGGCCGCGTGTTCCGGCCGGACCGCGCTGTTCGTGGCGCACCGGCTGACCCAGGCGGTGGCCGCCGACCGGATCGCCGTGCTGGACGCGGGACGGGTCGTGGAGCAGGGGACGCACGAGGAACTGGTCGCTCTGGACGGCCGTTACGCACGGCTCTGGAGGGCCTGGCGAGAGGGTGGTTAGGCGCCGAAAGTTAGGTTAGCCTTGCCTTAATTCCTGGAAGGTGCTGAGACTTCGATGATGGAACCGAGCGCTCGTCTCGTGCAGATCTCCTCCACGCGCCTGGCCGACGTACGGCGGCGCATCGGCGAACACTCCGACCGGACCATCGCCGAGGCATGTGCCATCGCACTGTCGTACTGGGCGACGGACCGCAGCCCGGACGGCATCGACCTCGCCCCCGGCACCCTCTTCGCCGACGTGCTCGGCTGGGTCCGCAACGGCGGCGGCGCCCCGCGCGGCTGGGAGGTGGACGAGGCCCCGGACGGGATGCGCGTCGCCGTCCCCGAGGGCGTGTCGCCGTCCCGGGCGCAGCTCACGCTGGACGACCTGGCCGACTTCCCGGACCGGCCCCTCGGCTCCATCGGCCCGTCCGGCACGGCCGAGCGACTGCGGACCCTCGCCGCCTGGAACGACACCGCCGCCGAACGGGTCCGGCCGACCGTCGTCGAGATGTTCCGCGAACAGGCGCGGCTCAGGCCGGACGCCGTCGCCGTCGTCGACGAACACCGGTCGCTGACCTACCGCGAGGCGGCACGCCTGTCGGCCCAGCTGGCCCACCACCTGATCGCCCGCGGACTCACCGCGGAACAGGTGGTCGGCATCTCGCTGGAGCGCTCGGCGGACATGGTGATCGGCCTGCTCGGCGTGCTCCAGGCGGGCTGCGCGTTCGTGCCGCTCGATCCGCAGTGGCCCGCCGCGCGCCGCGCCGTCGTCATCGCCGACGCACAGGTCGTGGTGCAGCTCAACGCCTCCGGCGAGCACGACGCCGCCGAACCCCCCGCCGTCGCCGTCGGCCTCGACGACTGGCGCCACGGCTCCCAACCCGACGAGGCACCCCGGACCACCATCCCCGGCGGGGCCCTGGCCTACGTCATCTTCACCTCCGGTTCGACCGGCCGCCCCAAGGGCGCGATGATCCGGCACGAGGCGATCAGCGAGCGCCTGCTGTGGCAGTCCGGCGAGATCCTCGGCTTCGGCCACGACGACGCCTCGCTGTTCAAGGCACCGCTGTCCTTCGACATCTCCGTCAACGAGATCTTCCTGCCCCTGGTGTGCGGCGGCAGGCTGGTGGTCCTGCGGCCGGGCGGCGAACGCGACCCGCACCACCTGCTGAGCGTGATCGCCGGACAGCGCGTCACCTTCACCTACCTGGTGTCGTCCATGCTGGACGTCCTGCTGGAGATCGCCGGCGACTCCGGACGGCTGGACAGCCTGCGACACGTGTGGTGCGGCGGCGAGGTGCTCACCCCGGAGCTGTACGAGCGGTTCCGCACCCGGCTCGACATCCCCATGTACCACGGCTACGGACCGGCCGAGACCACCATCGGCGTCTCGCACGTCATCTACCGGGGCGCGGCGGAACGCCTGTCGACCTCCATCGGCAGGGCCAACCCCAACACCCAGCTGTACGTCCTGGACGAGGAACTGCGCCCGGTCCCGGTCGGCGTCGGCGGCGAACTCTACGTCGGCGGCTTCCTGCTGGGCCGCGGGTACGTCAACGCGCCCGGCCTGACCGCGACCCGCTTCGTCGCCAACCCCTTCGCGGACGACGGGTCCCGGCTGTACCGCACCGGCGACCTCGCGCGGTTCGCCCCGGACGGATCGCTGGACTTCCTCGGCCGGGCCGACAACCAGGTCAAGATCCGCGGTATGCGGCTCGAACTGGAGGACGTCGAGGCCGGTCTCGCCGAACACCCCGGCGTACGGCACACCTGCGTCGTCGCCAGGAAGAACAGCGCGGGCGGCACCTGTCTCGTCGGCTATGTGATCCCGGCCGCCGGGCACGAAGGACTGCGGGCGGCCGAGGTCAGGTCCTGGGCCGCCGGGCACCTGGTGGAGTACATGGTGCCCGCCCACATCGTCGTTCTGCCAGAGTTCCCGCTCACCCCCAACGGCAAGCTGGACCGGCGCGCGCTGCCCGAGCCGGAGATCGCCACCGGCCCGACCGTCCGGCCCGTCACCGACGAGGAGCGGGTGGTGTGCGCGGCCGTCGCCTCGCTGCTGCGGCTGGAGGAGGTCGGCGTCGACCAGGACTTCTTCCAGCTCGGCGGCGACAGCATCCTCGCCATCTCGCTGCTGAGCGCGCTGCGCGACGCCGGTCTCTACGTCACCGCCGGGCAGATCTTCGCCCACAGCGTCCTGGGCGCACTGGCCGCGGTGGCCGGCCGCGAGGACGTCACCGGCGTGGACCACGGCGACGTACCGACCGGCCCCGTCACCGGATCGCCCGTCGTCCAGTGGCTCGGCGGCACCACCGACGCGATCGACGGCTTCGTGCAGTCGGTCGTGCTGAACACCCCGGCGCAGCTCACCGCCGACGCCCTCGACACCGTCCTCACCGCCGTCGTCGCCCGCCACGACATGCTGCGCGCCCGGCTCGTGCGCGGCGAACGCTGGAGCTTCGACATCCCGGCGGTCGGCACGGCACGGGCCCACTGGCAGGAGAGCGACCGGCCGCTGGAGGAGTGCGTGGCCCTCGCCACCGGCGGACTGGACCCGGACGGCGGAATCATGCTGCGGGCCGTCTGGCGCCGCGCTGCACGCCAACTGGTCCTTGTCGCCCACCACGTGGTCGTCGACGGCGTGTCCTGGCGGGTCCTGATGGACGACCTGGCCACGGCATGGCGCCGGTGCGCCGCGGGCGAACCCGTCGAACTGCCCGCGGTCGGCACCTCGTTCCGGCGCTGGACACAACTGCTGGAGAGCGCGGACTTCGGCCGGGACCGCGCGTACTACGAGCGTCCCCTGCCGGGACCCGACGCCCCGCTCGGCAGACGGGCGCTGTCCGGGGCCGACACCGTCGCACGGGAGAGGTCCCGGACCGTCACGGTCGGCCCCGACACCACCGCCGCCCTGCTCGGCGAGGTACCGGCACGGTTCCACGCGGGCGTCAACGACGTGCTGCTGACCGCGCTCGCCGTCACCCTCGCCCGGTGGCGCCGCGACCGGGGCCAGGACCAGACGTTCGCGCACATCGAACTGGAGGGCCACGGCCGCGAGGGCCGCCATGTGGCCGCCGCCACCGGCGTCGAGCCGGAACTGTCGCGCACCGTCGGCTGGTTCACCACGCTCTTCCCCGTGACCGTCGACCCCGGCACGGCCGACGACCTCACCGACCCCGGCTACCTCGCCGCCGCGCTCAAGGCGGTCAAGGAGGACCTCGCCCGCGTGCCGGGCAACGGCGTCTCCTACGGCGCCCTGCGCCACCTGGCCGGTGCCGCCTTCACCGCCCCCGCGCCCCAGGTCCTCTTCAACTACCTGGGCCGCTTCGACGCGGGCGCGTCCGGGGACTGGCAACTGACCGGGGCCACCGGGCACCTGGGCGAGAAGCGCGACCCGGGCATGCGCCTGCCCCGCGTCCTGGAGTTCAACGCGATCGCCGAACCCGCCGCCGGCGGCGAGTACGAACTGGTCACCACCCTCACCTGGCCCGACGGCATGTTCACCGACACGGACATCGACACGATCGGCGGCTACTTCCGTACGGCCCTCGCCGGGCTCGCCGCACTCGACGGCGGCGGTCACTCGCCCAGCGACTTCCCGCTGGTGCGGCTCACCCAGGACGACGTCGACGCCCTGGACGGCCCCGCGCTGCGCGACATCCTGCCCCTGACCCCGCTCCAGGAGGGCCTGTACTTCCACTCGGTCTTCGACGACGACTCCACCGGCAGCTACGTCGAACAGCAGGTGCTGACCCTGGAGGGCGAACTCGACGCCGACCGGCTCGCCGCCGCGGCCACCCGGCTGCTCGACCTGCACCCCAACCTGGCCGCGCGGTTCACCGCGCTCTCCGACGGCCGCGTCGTCTCCGTACTGGAGAGCGGGGCCCGCGCGCCGTTCACCGTGCTCGACCGGCCCGGCATCACCGACGAGGAGATCCGCGACCACGCCGAGCAGGACCGCCGCGCCGGATTCGACCTGGCCACCGGCCCGTTGATGCGGTACACGCTGTTCCGCGACGCGGCGGCCGGCCGCGACGTGCTGGTGCAGACCGTGCACCACATCGTCGCCGACGGCTGGTCCGTGCCGCCCATGCTCCGCACCCTGCTCGCCGAGTACCACGCGCCGGGCACCGTGTATCCGGCGGGCGGCTACGCCGACCATGTCGCCTGGCTCGCCGGACGCGACGCCGAAGAGAGCGACCGGGTGTGGGACGCCGAACTGGCCGGGCTGCCCGGCCCGTCACTGGTCGCGGCGGACCACACCCCCTCCGGCCGGTTCGCCGACACCTCCGCGCGGCTGCCGCAGGACATCGACGCGGCCGCACGGGCCGCCGGAGCCACCCTGAGCGTGGCCGTGCACAGCGCCTGGGCCCTGACCCTGGGCGGCCTCCTGCACACCGGCGACGTGGTCTTCGGCTCCACCGTCTCCGGCCGCGACGCGGACGTCCCCGGCATCGGCGACATGATCGGGCTGTTCATCAACACCGTTCCGCTGCGGGCCCGTTGGGACGACGGGACCACGGCGGGCGAACTGCTCTCCTCGGTGCGCGCCCACCAGAGCGCGGTCCTCGCACACCAGCACGTCTCGCTCGCGCGGATCGGCCGCCGGGCCGGCGCCGGCCCCCTCTTCGACACCCTCGTGGTGTTCGACGTGGCGACCGACGTCTCCGCCCTGCGCCGCCCCGGCGACACCCTCTCCGTCACCGGCATCGCCAACGAGGGCGCCCCGCACTACCCGCTGACCCTGGTCGTGGAGCGGACCCCCGACGGGCACCCGCGCTTCAACCTCATCCACGACACCGCGCTGCTGCGGGAGAACGGCGCCCAGGACATCCTGCGCAGGTTCACCCGCATCCTCACCGGACTGCTCGACCGGCCGGACGCCCCCGTCGCCGACCTGCTGCCGGGGGAGACCCGGAGCGCTGCGCCGACCGAACCGACCACCCTGGGCGCCCTGTTCGACGCCGCCGCGCTCCGCGACCCGGCGGCCACCGCCGTCACCGAGTGCGCCCTGGACGGCACCACCCGCTCGCTGACCTACGGCGAACTGGCCGAGGCGAAGGACACCCTGGCCGCCGCCCTGCGCGCGGCGGGAGTCAGGCCCGGCCGCCGCGTCGCCGTGGCCGTCCCCCGCTCCGTGGAACAGGTCGTCGCCCTGCTCGCGACCGTCTCCGCGGGCGGCGCCTATGTGCCGCTGGACACGGCCTATCCCGACGAACGCCTGGAGTACATCCTCGCCGACGCCGCCCCGCAGACCGTCCTCGTCGGCCCCGGGGAGCGGGACCGCTTCACGGCGCTGCTGGAACGGGCGGGCGTCGCGGCCCGCGTCCTCGTGCAGGGCGACGCACCGCCGCAGGACCCCGCCGGGTCCGCCGCGCAGGAGGCCGGCCCGCACGATGCCGCCTACGTCATCTACACGTCCGGCTCCACCGGCCGGCCCAAGGGCGTCGTCGTCCCGCACTCCAGTGTGGTGGCGCTGCTCGCCAACACCCGCCGGGACATGGGCTTCGGCCCGGACGACGTATGGGTGCAGTTCCACTCGTACTCCTTCGACTTCGCGGTCTGGGAGCTGTGGGGCGCCCTGGTGCACGGCGGCGAACTGCTCGTCCCCGACTACGCGTTGACCCGCTCCCCGGTCGACTTCCACCGGCTGGTCCGCGAGCGCGGGGTGACCGTGCTCAACCAGACGCCCTCCGCCTTCCACCAGTTCACCGAGGCCGACCGGCAGGCGGGCCTGCCCCTGCCGGCGCTGCGCCGGATCATCTTCGGCGGCGAGGCGCTGGACCTCGCGCGGCTGCGCGGCTGGACCGAACGCCACGGCACCGCAGCGCCCGAACTGGTCAACATGTACGGCATCACCGAGACCACGGTCCATGTGACCCACCGGGTGCTCACCGGCGACGACTTCGGCTCCGACGGCGTCAGCCCCATCGGGGGCCCCGTCCCCGGCCTGGTCGCCCATCTGCTCGACGACCGGCTCCGGCCGGTGCCGCCCGGCCGGGAGGGCGCCATCTACGTGGCCGGTGACCAGGTGTCCCTCGGCTACCTGGGCCGTCCCGGGCTCACCGCGAGCCGGTTCGTGGCGAACCCGTTCGCCGCGGACGGCTCCCGCATGTACCACACGGGCGACCTCGCCCGCCGCGCCCTCGGCGGCGAGCTGGAGTTCACCGGCCGCGCCGACGACCAGGTGCAGCTCAAGGGCTTCCGCATCGAGCTGGGCGAGGTCGAGTCCGCCGTACGGGACCTCGACGGCGTGACCGACGCCGCCGTCACCGTCGCGGACAGCGGAGACCACCTCGTCGCCCACGTCGTGGGCCGCGCACCCGCCGGCCTCACCGCGCTCCTCGCCGCGAAGCTGCCCGCGCACATGGTGCCGGGCCGCGTCCTGGCGGTGGACGCCCTGCCCCTGACCGTCAACGGCAAACTGGACCGCGAGGCCCTGGCCGAGCGGGCCGCCGCAGCGCGGACCGAGGAGGCTCCGGCGGCCGCCCCCGACTCCGTACTCTCCGCGCTGACCGCGCTGACCGGCATCTTCGCCGACACCCTGGACCAGCCGGGCGCCGACGCCGACACCGACTTCTTCGGCGCCGGCGGCGACAGCATCGTCGCCATCACCGTCGTCAACCGGGCCAGGGCGCTCGGCCTGCCGGTCACGCCCCGCGACGTGTTCCTGCTGAAGACACCGCGCGCGCTCGCCGGTGAGCTGGCCGCCCGCGCACCGCGGAGCGCGCAGGCCGCCGCGGCGCCCGCGCGGCGCGAGCACGGCCCGGTGCCGCCCACCCCGGTCATCCTGCGCCGGCGCGAACTGGGCGGCTCCCTGGACCGGTTCGCCCAGGCCAGGACCCTGGAGGTGCCCGACGGCATCGCCTACCGGGACATCGAGCGCGCCGCGAACGCCGTCCTGGCCGCCCACCCGGCCCTCGGGCTGCGGCTGAGCACCGAGCACGGCGTGTGGACGCTGCGCACCGGCCCCGCACGCGAGGCCACCGTCGTACGCGCGGACACGGCCGACGCCACCACTGCCGCCGACGAGGCCGCCGCCCGGCTCGACCCCGCGACCGGCGACCTCACCGCGTTCACCTGGCTCCCCGCCACCCGCACCCTGGTCGTCACCGTCCACCATCTCGCGGTCGACTCGGTGTCCTGGCTGATCCTGCTGGACGACCTGGCGGACGCCCTGCGCGGGCGGGAACTCGCACCGCCGACCACGTCCTACGCCGAGTACGCCGAGGCACTCGTCCAGGAGTCCGCCGACACCACCGGCCTCGGCCACTGGATCGACATCCTCCGGGCACCCGCGCTGCTGCCCGCGACCGGCGCGCTGCGCGAGACCACCGCCGTCCTCGATCCCGGCACCAGCGACCGGGTGACGCGCACCGCGCCCGCCGCGCTCGGCGTCGCCCTCACCGAACTGCTCTGCGGCGCACTGCGCGCCGCGCTGACCCGGATCCAGCCGGCCCCCACCGATCTCGCGATCGACCTGGAGCGGCACGGCCGCGTCCCCGTGCGCGAGGACCACGACTACACCCGCACGGTCGGCTGGTTCACCGCCATCGCCCCCGTACGGCTCACCGCGCACACCGACCCCGTCGCCGCGGCCCGCGAACTCGCCGAGCGACAGCCGGACGAGGCCGGGCATCTCGCCTACGGCCGGCTGCGCCACCTCAACGCGCAGACCGCCCCGCTGCTCACCGCCCGCCCGCAGGTGCTCTTCAACTACCTCGGCCGGGGCGGCGAGT
The sequence above is drawn from the Streptomyces sp. SAT1 genome and encodes:
- a CDS encoding non-ribosomal peptide synthetase, with protein sequence MMEPSARLVQISSTRLADVRRRIGEHSDRTIAEACAIALSYWATDRSPDGIDLAPGTLFADVLGWVRNGGGAPRGWEVDEAPDGMRVAVPEGVSPSRAQLTLDDLADFPDRPLGSIGPSGTAERLRTLAAWNDTAAERVRPTVVEMFREQARLRPDAVAVVDEHRSLTYREAARLSAQLAHHLIARGLTAEQVVGISLERSADMVIGLLGVLQAGCAFVPLDPQWPAARRAVVIADAQVVVQLNASGEHDAAEPPAVAVGLDDWRHGSQPDEAPRTTIPGGALAYVIFTSGSTGRPKGAMIRHEAISERLLWQSGEILGFGHDDASLFKAPLSFDISVNEIFLPLVCGGRLVVLRPGGERDPHHLLSVIAGQRVTFTYLVSSMLDVLLEIAGDSGRLDSLRHVWCGGEVLTPELYERFRTRLDIPMYHGYGPAETTIGVSHVIYRGAAERLSTSIGRANPNTQLYVLDEELRPVPVGVGGELYVGGFLLGRGYVNAPGLTATRFVANPFADDGSRLYRTGDLARFAPDGSLDFLGRADNQVKIRGMRLELEDVEAGLAEHPGVRHTCVVARKNSAGGTCLVGYVIPAAGHEGLRAAEVRSWAAGHLVEYMVPAHIVVLPEFPLTPNGKLDRRALPEPEIATGPTVRPVTDEERVVCAAVASLLRLEEVGVDQDFFQLGGDSILAISLLSALRDAGLYVTAGQIFAHSVLGALAAVAGREDVTGVDHGDVPTGPVTGSPVVQWLGGTTDAIDGFVQSVVLNTPAQLTADALDTVLTAVVARHDMLRARLVRGERWSFDIPAVGTARAHWQESDRPLEECVALATGGLDPDGGIMLRAVWRRAARQLVLVAHHVVVDGVSWRVLMDDLATAWRRCAAGEPVELPAVGTSFRRWTQLLESADFGRDRAYYERPLPGPDAPLGRRALSGADTVARERSRTVTVGPDTTAALLGEVPARFHAGVNDVLLTALAVTLARWRRDRGQDQTFAHIELEGHGREGRHVAAATGVEPELSRTVGWFTTLFPVTVDPGTADDLTDPGYLAAALKAVKEDLARVPGNGVSYGALRHLAGAAFTAPAPQVLFNYLGRFDAGASGDWQLTGATGHLGEKRDPGMRLPRVLEFNAIAEPAAGGEYELVTTLTWPDGMFTDTDIDTIGGYFRTALAGLAALDGGGHSPSDFPLVRLTQDDVDALDGPALRDILPLTPLQEGLYFHSVFDDDSTGSYVEQQVLTLEGELDADRLAAAATRLLDLHPNLAARFTALSDGRVVSVLESGARAPFTVLDRPGITDEEIRDHAEQDRRAGFDLATGPLMRYTLFRDAAAGRDVLVQTVHHIVADGWSVPPMLRTLLAEYHAPGTVYPAGGYADHVAWLAGRDAEESDRVWDAELAGLPGPSLVAADHTPSGRFADTSARLPQDIDAAARAAGATLSVAVHSAWALTLGGLLHTGDVVFGSTVSGRDADVPGIGDMIGLFINTVPLRARWDDGTTAGELLSSVRAHQSAVLAHQHVSLARIGRRAGAGPLFDTLVVFDVATDVSALRRPGDTLSVTGIANEGAPHYPLTLVVERTPDGHPRFNLIHDTALLRENGAQDILRRFTRILTGLLDRPDAPVADLLPGETRSAAPTEPTTLGALFDAAALRDPAATAVTECALDGTTRSLTYGELAEAKDTLAAALRAAGVRPGRRVAVAVPRSVEQVVALLATVSAGGAYVPLDTAYPDERLEYILADAAPQTVLVGPGERDRFTALLERAGVAARVLVQGDAPPQDPAGSAAQEAGPHDAAYVIYTSGSTGRPKGVVVPHSSVVALLANTRRDMGFGPDDVWVQFHSYSFDFAVWELWGALVHGGELLVPDYALTRSPVDFHRLVRERGVTVLNQTPSAFHQFTEADRQAGLPLPALRRIIFGGEALDLARLRGWTERHGTAAPELVNMYGITETTVHVTHRVLTGDDFGSDGVSPIGGPVPGLVAHLLDDRLRPVPPGREGAIYVAGDQVSLGYLGRPGLTASRFVANPFAADGSRMYHTGDLARRALGGELEFTGRADDQVQLKGFRIELGEVESAVRDLDGVTDAAVTVADSGDHLVAHVVGRAPAGLTALLAAKLPAHMVPGRVLAVDALPLTVNGKLDREALAERAAAARTEEAPAAAPDSVLSALTALTGIFADTLDQPGADADTDFFGAGGDSIVAITVVNRARALGLPVTPRDVFLLKTPRALAGELAARAPRSAQAAAAPARREHGPVPPTPVILRRRELGGSLDRFAQARTLEVPDGIAYRDIERAANAVLAAHPALGLRLSTEHGVWTLRTGPAREATVVRADTADATTAADEAAARLDPATGDLTAFTWLPATRTLVVTVHHLAVDSVSWLILLDDLADALRGRELAPPTTSYAEYAEALVQESADTTGLGHWIDILRAPALLPATGALRETTAVLDPGTSDRVTRTAPAALGVALTELLCGALRAALTRIQPAPTDLAIDLERHGRVPVREDHDYTRTVGWFTAIAPVRLTAHTDPVAAARELAERQPDEAGHLAYGRLRHLNAQTAPLLTARPQVLFNYLGRGGESQAPRITGGGQGSPYAVEVNAWTDAATGSLHAEFTLAEEIPDEITAHWLHALEGIADAAATAERTAPVTPLQRGLFFQAQLAGASGHYVAQSHFGFDRRLDTDALAEAMAAVIARHPAVGAAFTTDDDGNPVQLLRAGLRAAVRTVELSTEADVRDLCARDRGTGFDLTDPPLIRLTVIRRPGGRDDLLLSYHLLLWDGWSRAIVLRDLFAAYEAVLAGEQPDTHPVAPGFEDHARTLAARDQAASERFWAEHLAALPGPTLLAGPAPALSADLPPALVRTLTAEQSDLLREAARKHGVTLNSVLTGAFGLLLGAHTGRADAVFGVTVSGREGEGLADIVGVLLNTVPMWTRARPDDTVEDYLTAVQASRVAAMEHEHLGLGEIQRAGGHDTLFDNLFVLQNFLDLDAFAEMNARHGITAVRSDDSTHYPFTWVVTPGDRLTIKLEHRHGDSDGARRLLDGYVRVLEDLATASGPVGALRGFGPEPEPAVRTDIGTDTVVDRFDAAADRAPRRTALVSHGRSMTFAELRDRSRALAGVLAGRGIGPERTVALALPRSLDSIVALFAVLRTGAAYVPLELDHPDERIASIVADARPDVTLTVSTVSPRLTGDLIELDRPLPPAVPFVTFAPDDPDRLRHPAYTIYTSGSTGRPKGVVTEYAGLTNMLVNHRRRVFGPVLAGHGDRVFRIAHTVSFAFDMSWEELLWLADGHEVHICDEELRRDAPALVAYCREHAVDVVNVTPTYAQQLVAEGLLDTPDRRPALVLLGGEAVTPALWQRLADTEGTVGYNLYGPTEYTINTLGVGTFECQDPVVGTAIDNTDVFVLDPWLRPLPDGVPGELYVSGIGIARGYLGQSAQTAHRFVASPFGRPGERMYRTGDLVVRRPDGHLAYLGRTDQQVKIRGHRVELGEVEAAFAAHPAVRFTAAVAQPDPQADGAHRLAAYLVLDGAGLATVAAEVGAALPDFLRPTHYAEVDRIPLTVNGKADTRALPEPRPLGALTTGGERRPRTGTETLVCECFAEALDLDDEEVSAVSDFVSLGGHSMLAVRLNGLLRREFGPVITIRDLFTLRTPEAIARHLDDHS